The following coding sequences lie in one Lentilactobacillus sp. SPB1-3 genomic window:
- a CDS encoding Bax inhibitor-1 family protein, translated as MDNFSNQDARRVVNADSGLNKFLTKMYGWMSLAVLVSAITAYVVVETGGGTIAMAIAANPLLRWGSLIAWIIIPMVISVQSMKRPTASFVMLMIYSVLTGLVFSSLLLVYTGKSIFSAFLSAAAIFVTMTIMGVVTKRNLNRLGTQITGALIALIVAMVINIFLRSSAIGFFLSLAAVVIFSILTMYDSNRLTKMYTQYGSTGQVSVNGIAVFGALQLYLDFVNLFIQLLNILGVTDNK; from the coding sequence TTGGATAACTTTTCAAATCAAGATGCTCGTCGAGTGGTTAACGCGGACTCTGGTTTAAATAAATTTTTAACCAAGATGTATGGTTGGATGTCACTTGCCGTACTAGTTTCAGCCATTACCGCATACGTGGTTGTCGAAACTGGTGGTGGAACCATTGCAATGGCAATAGCTGCCAATCCTTTGCTTAGATGGGGTTCATTGATTGCTTGGATCATTATTCCAATGGTTATTTCAGTTCAGTCAATGAAACGGCCGACAGCTAGTTTTGTGATGTTGATGATCTATTCTGTGTTAACTGGTTTAGTCTTCTCATCATTGCTGTTAGTTTATACAGGTAAGTCAATCTTCTCAGCATTTCTAAGCGCTGCAGCAATCTTTGTGACAATGACTATTATGGGTGTCGTTACAAAACGGAACCTTAATCGTTTGGGTACTCAGATTACTGGTGCATTGATTGCTTTGATCGTGGCAATGGTAATTAACATCTTCTTAAGAAGTTCAGCGATTGGCTTCTTCTTATCATTAGCTGCCGTTGTTATTTTCTCAATTTTAACAATGTACGATTCAAATCGTCTTACCAAGATGTACACGCAATATGGCAGTACTGGTCAAGTATCAGTTAATGGTATTGCCGTCTTTGGTGCTTTACAACTATATCTAGATTTTGTTAACCTATTCATCCAGTTATTAAATATTTTGGGTGTAACTGATAATAAATAA
- the polA gene encoding DNA polymerase I → MPKKLLLIDGNSVAFKAFYALYTSMERFVNSEGLHTSAMYGFNLMLNKVLEDEQPTDVLVAFDAGKTTFRTKMFDEYKGGRSKTPSELSEQFPFLREMLADRGIKTYELADYEADDIIGTLAKQADESGDYQTVIVTGDRDLTQLTSNTTTVQVSKKGVTDLESYTPAYVEEKLGVKPEQIIEIKGLRGDTSDNYPGVEKVGEKTAVKLIQQFGTIDNIYANIDDVSGKKLKEHLINDQEKALMARTLATINRDAPLTIGLDDLVYQGDNSETLPAFYEKMGFKSFLDKLAPSEEVDQSTEIEYQVLTKDNLQDVQDSINDEFSLQVELSDENYHLADIVGFALGSGEKWFASNQIDLLSSPVIKKLLESDKIKVNVFDAKRTYVALNRLGITLKNVDFDMLLVSYLLDTSNNSNDVATIARSQGYRNIQTDEDVYGKGAKRSIPVDQPEFLDHLIHKACAIDQLHEKMFVELDEHDQTDLYRDMEIKIAFVLSRMEIAGIKVLPQTLEEMGSKFKERQSEIEQQIFNQAGEEFNIGSPKQLGKILFEKLKLPVIKKTKTGYSTAVDVLEKLAPDAPIVQNILDYRQISKLLSTYIEGLLKVIHPDDSKVHTRYLQTLTATGRLSSVDPNLQNIPIRSEDGKRIREAFVPSHEGWQIFSSDYSQIELRVLASLSGDKNMQAAFKSGEDIHAETARRIFGLESNADVTPNLRRQAKAVNFGIVYGISDYGLANNTGITRKQAREFIDRYFEEYPGVKKYTEDIVKFAREHGYVETIAHRRRYLPDINSKSFNLRSFAERTAMNTPIQGSAADIIKIAMIKMDEALEKMDTKMLLQVHDELIFEVPEEELDEIKTLIPKVMDEAIDLAVPLKVESHYGKNWYEAK, encoded by the coding sequence ATGCCAAAAAAATTATTATTAATTGACGGAAATAGTGTCGCGTTCAAGGCTTTCTATGCACTTTATACATCTATGGAAAGATTTGTTAACTCCGAAGGATTGCATACTAGTGCAATGTACGGTTTTAACTTAATGTTGAACAAGGTATTAGAAGATGAACAACCAACGGATGTGTTGGTTGCTTTTGACGCTGGCAAGACAACTTTTAGAACTAAGATGTTTGATGAATATAAAGGTGGTAGAAGTAAGACACCTAGTGAATTGTCAGAACAGTTTCCTTTTTTACGAGAAATGTTAGCAGATCGTGGTATTAAAACTTATGAGCTTGCTGATTACGAAGCTGATGATATTATTGGAACTTTGGCTAAACAAGCTGATGAATCTGGTGATTATCAAACAGTCATCGTGACTGGTGATAGAGATTTAACGCAATTAACCTCGAATACCACCACTGTTCAAGTCTCTAAAAAAGGGGTTACTGACTTAGAATCATATACTCCCGCTTACGTTGAAGAAAAATTGGGTGTTAAGCCAGAACAAATTATTGAAATTAAAGGTCTTCGTGGTGATACTTCTGATAATTATCCAGGAGTCGAAAAAGTCGGTGAAAAGACTGCCGTTAAACTGATTCAACAGTTTGGAACCATCGATAATATTTATGCCAACATCGATGATGTTTCTGGTAAGAAACTTAAAGAACATTTGATCAATGATCAAGAAAAAGCGTTGATGGCTAGAACTTTAGCAACTATTAATCGGGATGCTCCTTTAACCATCGGATTAGATGATTTAGTTTACCAAGGAGACAATTCTGAAACTTTGCCAGCATTCTACGAGAAGATGGGCTTCAAATCTTTTCTCGATAAGTTAGCTCCTAGTGAAGAAGTTGACCAAAGCACAGAAATTGAATATCAAGTGTTGACGAAGGATAATCTTCAAGATGTTCAGGACTCCATTAATGATGAGTTTTCACTTCAAGTGGAATTAAGTGATGAGAATTATCATTTAGCTGATATTGTTGGCTTTGCTTTAGGTAGCGGAGAAAAATGGTTTGCTAGTAATCAAATAGACTTATTAAGTAGCCCCGTTATTAAGAAGTTGCTAGAATCAGACAAAATTAAGGTTAATGTTTTTGATGCTAAGCGGACATATGTAGCTTTAAATCGTTTGGGAATCACGTTGAAAAACGTTGATTTTGATATGCTATTGGTTTCTTATTTATTGGATACCAGCAACAACAGTAACGACGTGGCAACAATTGCTAGAAGTCAGGGATATCGTAATATTCAAACTGATGAGGATGTTTATGGTAAAGGTGCTAAACGCTCGATACCAGTTGATCAACCAGAATTCTTGGATCATCTGATTCATAAAGCCTGTGCCATTGATCAGCTTCACGAAAAGATGTTTGTCGAATTAGATGAACATGATCAAACAGATTTGTATCGCGACATGGAAATTAAAATTGCCTTTGTTCTTTCACGGATGGAAATTGCTGGGATTAAGGTCTTACCCCAAACGTTGGAAGAAATGGGCAGCAAGTTTAAAGAACGCCAGAGCGAAATTGAACAACAAATATTCAATCAAGCCGGTGAAGAATTCAATATTGGTTCACCTAAACAATTAGGGAAAATATTATTTGAAAAACTAAAACTACCAGTAATTAAAAAGACCAAGACTGGCTATTCAACTGCCGTCGATGTTTTGGAAAAGTTAGCTCCAGATGCTCCTATCGTGCAAAACATATTGGATTATCGACAAATCAGTAAGTTATTGTCGACGTATATTGAAGGGCTACTCAAGGTTATTCATCCCGATGACTCAAAAGTTCATACTCGTTATTTGCAAACATTGACCGCCACTGGTCGATTATCATCAGTTGATCCTAATCTGCAAAATATACCCATCAGATCAGAAGATGGTAAAAGAATTCGCGAAGCCTTTGTTCCTAGTCATGAAGGCTGGCAGATCTTCTCGTCAGATTATTCTCAAATTGAATTACGAGTTCTTGCATCTTTATCTGGTGATAAAAATATGCAGGCCGCATTTAAGTCTGGTGAAGATATTCATGCGGAAACTGCCCGGAGAATTTTCGGCTTGGAGTCCAATGCGGATGTTACTCCTAATTTAAGAAGACAAGCCAAAGCGGTTAACTTTGGAATCGTCTACGGAATTTCTGATTATGGTCTGGCAAATAACACTGGGATCACAAGAAAACAAGCTCGGGAATTCATCGATAGATACTTTGAAGAATATCCAGGTGTGAAAAAGTATACTGAAGATATTGTTAAATTTGCTCGAGAGCACGGGTATGTCGAAACAATTGCTCATCGGAGAAGATATTTACCAGACATTAATTCTAAGAGCTTTAATCTGCGTTCATTTGCCGAAAGAACGGCTATGAATACACCAATTCAAGGAAGCGCAGCAGATATCATCAAAATTGCGATGATTAAAATGGATGAAGCATTAGAAAAAATGGATACGAAGATGTTGCTACAAGTCCATGATGAATTGATTTTTGAAGTTCCTGAAGAGGAATTAGACGAAATTAAAACATTGATTCCTAAGGTAATGGATGAAGCAATCGATTTGGCAGTTCCATTAAAAGTAGAAAGTCATTATGGCAAGAATTGGTACGAAGCAAAATAA
- the mutM gene encoding DNA-formamidopyrimidine glycosylase produces MPELPEVETVKRGLNELVAGSTIKDIEVLYPKMISNVTADQFIATLKNRKLEKVDRRGKYLLIRLSDGLTIVSHLRMEGNYDVVPDGTEPNKHTHIIFHLTDGRELRYNDTRKFGRMSVVNTGDEYTVAGLKTIGPEPTEDTLDIDYMVKIFGKSRKVVKPFLLDQSNIAGLGNIYADEVLWMSKIHPERPANSLTKPELVELRKNIILELQKAIAGHGTTVHSYSNAYGEAGSFQNQLNVYGREGQPCLRCGTPIVKIKLAQRGTHFCPHCQVLPEEG; encoded by the coding sequence ATGCCAGAATTACCTGAAGTTGAAACAGTAAAACGAGGATTAAATGAATTAGTTGCAGGCAGTACTATTAAGGATATTGAAGTTCTGTATCCAAAAATGATCAGTAATGTCACTGCAGATCAATTTATTGCTACGCTAAAAAATCGCAAGTTAGAAAAAGTTGATCGCCGTGGCAAGTATTTGTTGATTCGCTTGTCAGATGGGCTGACGATTGTTTCTCATTTGAGAATGGAAGGTAATTATGATGTGGTGCCTGATGGTACGGAACCTAACAAACATACACATATTATTTTTCACTTAACCGATGGTCGTGAATTAAGATATAATGACACTCGTAAGTTTGGCCGGATGTCAGTGGTTAATACCGGTGACGAATACACGGTGGCGGGATTGAAGACGATTGGTCCTGAACCAACCGAAGACACCTTAGACATTGATTATATGGTGAAAATTTTTGGTAAAAGTCGAAAAGTGGTCAAACCATTCTTATTGGATCAAAGTAATATTGCCGGTTTGGGAAATATTTATGCTGACGAAGTATTATGGATGAGCAAAATTCACCCTGAAAGACCCGCTAATTCACTAACCAAACCAGAATTAGTTGAATTAAGGAAAAATATTATTTTAGAACTTCAAAAGGCCATTGCTGGTCATGGAACCACTGTTCATTCTTATTCAAATGCGTATGGTGAAGCAGGTAGTTTCCAGAATCAACTCAATGTTTATGGGCGTGAAGGTCAACCATGTTTGCGCTGTGGGACACCTATCGTTAAAATCAAATTAGCTCAACGAGGAACTCATTTCTGTCCTCATTGTCAGGTTTTACCTGAGGAGGGTTAG
- the coaE gene encoding dephospho-CoA kinase (Dephospho-CoA kinase (CoaE) performs the final step in coenzyme A biosynthesis.), which produces MPKIIGLTGGIATGKTQVSNYLKSLGISVIDADIVTRQVESKGQPGLAAIIDNFGDEFLNEDGELDRQRFGNMVFSSKRSLTKLIRVINPFIEQEIYHQIELHSSENVIVLDAPTLFENGYNSIVDEIVLVYADPTTQLTRLMNRNQLATADAMKRIASQWSLTIKQELADVVFYNSGEFNLTKQQIDNWIKKENFKE; this is translated from the coding sequence ATGCCTAAGATTATTGGTTTAACTGGTGGAATTGCCACTGGTAAGACCCAGGTATCTAATTACTTGAAGTCATTAGGCATCTCAGTTATCGATGCAGATATAGTGACTCGACAAGTAGAATCAAAGGGTCAACCAGGTTTGGCGGCCATTATTGACAATTTTGGGGATGAGTTTTTGAATGAAGATGGTGAGCTAGATCGGCAACGGTTTGGTAACATGGTTTTTAGTTCAAAGCGGTCGTTAACTAAGCTCATTCGAGTCATCAATCCGTTTATTGAGCAGGAAATATATCATCAAATCGAATTGCATTCATCAGAAAATGTGATTGTTCTGGACGCCCCAACGTTGTTTGAAAATGGGTACAATAGTATAGTTGATGAGATAGTATTGGTTTATGCGGATCCAACAACGCAACTTACTAGATTAATGAATAGAAATCAGTTGGCGACTGCTGATGCAATGAAGCGAATTGCCAGCCAGTGGTCATTAACAATTAAACAAGAGCTCGCCGATGTAGTTTTTTATAATTCAGGTGAGTTTAACTTAACTAAACAACAGATAGATAATTGGATAAAAAAAGAGAATTTTAAGGAGTGA
- the nrdR gene encoding transcriptional regulator NrdR, giving the protein MQCPHCGHNSSKVIDSRPTDDGRVIRRRRECENCGFRFTTFERVEVTPLLVIKKNGNREEFNREKLMKGIVRSAEKRPVSMNAITDLVDRVENRLRSSGDSEVTSNEIGEYVMEDLASLDQIAYIRFASVYRQFKDMSVFYKELKEMMEKNDNSSTDNSGDK; this is encoded by the coding sequence ATGCAGTGTCCTCATTGTGGTCACAATAGTTCCAAAGTTATTGACAGTCGACCAACTGATGATGGTCGGGTTATTCGACGCAGACGTGAATGCGAAAATTGTGGCTTCAGATTTACCACTTTTGAACGAGTTGAAGTTACCCCGTTATTAGTAATCAAAAAGAATGGTAATCGTGAAGAATTCAATCGTGAAAAGTTGATGAAGGGAATTGTTAGGTCAGCTGAAAAACGTCCAGTATCAATGAACGCGATTACTGACCTGGTTGATCGGGTCGAAAACCGTCTTCGCTCAAGTGGAGATAGTGAGGTTACCAGTAATGAAATTGGTGAATATGTGATGGAAGATCTTGCATCTTTAGATCAAATTGCCTACATCAGATTCGCATCGGTTTACCGTCAATTCAAGGATATGTCAGTCTTTTATAAAGAATTAAAAGAAATGATGGAAAAAAATGATAACAGTTCAACGGATAATAGTGGTGATAAATAA
- a CDS encoding DnaD domain protein has protein sequence MVNEERLSPDSRFATTARNSNQEPNLSVLTDLYLPLIGSNAFSLYMLLFGIAREDKYQFKAHSFYELQSILNLSLSDIETAQHKLEAVDLLSTSIGNEKVYRFAMHLPLSSAEFLRTDLLTTLLLGRVGSVTFKQLVQRVDQPQNDSKETQDISASLLDVFTVTKTAVQNPPKEVVELQQRKADHSRLSVNQQALKQNPFDFNLLIEVLSNSFIDIESVKTAYNAIIAEHLLYDIDEVTMSKLILKAVDLKNNQLDTDRLSQVIANDYQNATTGQMKKTVVQATKPVAKASQSSFDTQTKQIILIAQKTAPLAFLNQVKKQKGGFVSSNEQRAIRDLVAKDILPIQVINIMTYYVLVSMGNATVNKGLLEAIANDWAQKKVATAEDAIVAIKKRQEEQSQPKKNTRRQSNGRHTVKETLPDWAKRENRNKDLSSSTMTPEKAKKLKEKLDRLNIKKK, from the coding sequence ATGGTAAATGAGGAAAGACTGTCGCCAGATAGTCGATTCGCAACAACAGCTCGTAATAGTAATCAGGAACCGAATCTTAGCGTATTAACCGATCTATATTTACCATTGATTGGTTCAAACGCTTTTTCGTTGTACATGCTATTATTTGGAATTGCTAGAGAAGATAAGTATCAATTCAAAGCACATTCATTCTACGAACTGCAATCTATTCTTAATTTATCACTTTCAGATATCGAAACGGCTCAGCATAAACTCGAAGCTGTTGACTTGTTATCAACGTCTATCGGTAATGAAAAAGTTTATCGATTTGCGATGCATTTACCTCTGTCATCTGCAGAATTTTTGCGAACCGATTTATTAACCACCTTACTATTAGGGAGAGTTGGTAGTGTAACTTTCAAACAATTGGTTCAAAGAGTCGATCAGCCACAGAATGATTCAAAAGAGACGCAAGATATCTCTGCTTCTTTATTGGATGTCTTCACTGTTACCAAGACAGCGGTGCAAAATCCACCCAAAGAAGTCGTTGAATTACAACAGAGAAAAGCTGATCACTCAAGACTATCTGTAAACCAACAGGCTCTAAAACAAAATCCGTTTGATTTTAATTTGTTGATTGAAGTTTTGTCGAATTCATTTATTGATATCGAAAGTGTAAAGACTGCATATAACGCCATAATTGCGGAACATTTACTGTATGATATTGATGAAGTTACGATGAGCAAGCTGATTTTAAAAGCCGTTGATTTAAAGAACAATCAATTAGATACTGACCGTTTAAGTCAGGTAATTGCCAATGATTATCAGAATGCTACTACAGGCCAAATGAAGAAGACAGTTGTGCAGGCCACTAAACCAGTTGCTAAGGCTAGTCAGTCTTCGTTTGACACGCAAACTAAGCAAATTATCTTGATTGCCCAAAAGACTGCTCCACTAGCTTTCTTGAATCAGGTCAAAAAACAAAAGGGCGGTTTTGTTTCTAGTAACGAGCAACGAGCAATTAGAGACTTGGTAGCTAAAGACATACTGCCAATTCAAGTCATTAACATCATGACTTACTATGTTCTGGTCAGCATGGGGAATGCCACAGTGAATAAGGGTCTGCTTGAAGCAATCGCTAATGATTGGGCACAGAAGAAAGTGGCTACTGCTGAGGATGCGATTGTTGCAATCAAGAAAAGACAAGAAGAGCAATCACAACCAAAAAAGAATACCAGAAGGCAGTCTAATGGTCGTCACACAGTCAAAGAAACATTGCCAGATTGGGCGAAGAGAGAGAATAGAAATAAGGACTTGTCAAGCAGTACGATGACTCCTGAAAAGGCAAAAAAGTTAAAAGAAAAGTTGGATAGACTAAATATAAAGAAAAAGTAG
- the dnaI gene encoding primosomal protein DnaI has protein sequence MENVSESMKKILASKHLNDNFDKLVTAVKQDPEITDFVKEHQSELASDAVERSIAKLYEFYNVKQKNAHQEKTFAPGYLPHLVVNDRLIDIIYSASPEVQARQKELAQKRLITTVLMPKDVQDANLENFFSDDGNKSDVLDAAIDFIDEFNASPDTFHQGLYLYGHYGVGKTYLLGAIANKLSEWGVQTTLVHFPSLAVEMKAAISDNSVASKIDSIKKSSVLMIDDIGADSMSSWVRDDILGVILEYRMQQQLPTFFSSNFSMEKLEDEHLRVTQHGDNEPLKAGRLMERIRFLSRPVEMDGPNRRLH, from the coding sequence GTGGAAAATGTCTCTGAATCGATGAAGAAAATTTTGGCTAGTAAGCATTTGAATGATAATTTTGATAAATTGGTTACGGCTGTGAAGCAAGACCCTGAAATCACTGATTTTGTGAAAGAACACCAATCCGAATTAGCTAGTGATGCGGTCGAACGGTCGATTGCTAAATTGTATGAATTTTATAATGTGAAGCAAAAAAATGCACACCAGGAGAAAACGTTTGCTCCAGGATATTTACCTCATTTGGTGGTAAACGACCGTTTAATTGATATCATCTACAGTGCCTCTCCTGAAGTGCAGGCAAGACAGAAAGAGCTGGCACAAAAACGATTGATTACGACTGTTCTCATGCCAAAGGATGTTCAAGATGCTAATCTTGAAAATTTCTTTTCTGATGATGGTAATAAATCAGATGTTCTTGATGCAGCCATTGATTTTATAGATGAGTTCAATGCGAGTCCCGATACTTTCCATCAGGGGTTATATTTATATGGACATTACGGTGTTGGAAAGACGTATTTACTTGGTGCAATCGCTAATAAGCTATCAGAATGGGGGGTTCAAACTACACTAGTTCATTTTCCAAGTTTGGCGGTGGAGATGAAAGCAGCTATTTCTGATAATTCAGTAGCTAGTAAAATTGATTCAATAAAAAAATCGTCAGTTTTGATGATTGATGATATTGGTGCTGATTCGATGTCTAGTTGGGTGAGAGACGATATTTTAGGAGTAATTCTAGAGTATCGAATGCAACAACAATTACCAACATTCTTCTCCTCCAATTTTTCAATGGAGAAACTAGAGGATGAGCATTTGCGAGTCACTCAACATGGAGATAACGAGCCGTTAAAGGCAGGTCGCTTGATGGAAAGAATTAGATTTTTATCACGACCAGTTGAAATGGATGGTCCCAATCGAAGATTGCATTAA
- the thrS gene encoding threonine--tRNA ligase, whose amino-acid sequence MADLSFEFPDGSIKEFADAVVGEEIAKSISISLAKKAVAAKVDGKLHSINEPLHKGGKLEIITKDSVEGLTVLRQTAAQILKMAITQDFDNVQFGESVADVDGFYVDTDKAGTQITVDELDGLANSMKKIVSDNLEISSLELSVADAKKLAGDDQYQLSLIDKLAVDGQVLYNQIGDFKGISEGAVLPKTGAVKIFKLLSVAGAYWEGKSSNPMLQRIYATAFNKQAELDEDLKQRQEARDRDHRVIGNQLDLFFVDPKVGAGLPYWMPNGATIRRTIERYIIDREVANGYQHVYTPVLANLDLYKQSGHWDHYREDMFPPMDMGDGEMLELRPMNCPSHIQVYKHHIRSYRELPLRIAELGMMHRYEKSGALSGLQRVREMTLNDGHTFVTLDQIQEEFQKILKLMVSVYHDFDINDYTFRLSYRDPKNTEKYFDDDEMWNRAQGMLKGAMDELGLDYVEAEGEAAFYGPKLDVQTKTALGNEETLSTIQLDFMLPERFDLHYVGEDGQEHRPVMIHRGLVSTMERFTAYLTEIYKGAFPTWLAPHQVRVIPVSEEKHGAFAQEVSEKLREFNIRADVDDRPEKMGYLIRDAQTHKIPYTLVVGDDEVNSNAVSVRKYGEDDSKSESVDAFVDEIRNDIDTYSRNEE is encoded by the coding sequence ATGGCAGATCTATCATTTGAATTTCCAGATGGCAGTATTAAAGAATTTGCTGACGCAGTTGTTGGTGAAGAGATTGCAAAGTCAATTTCAATTAGTTTAGCTAAAAAAGCCGTTGCTGCTAAAGTTGATGGCAAACTACATTCAATTAATGAACCTTTACATAAGGGTGGCAAGTTAGAAATTATTACTAAGGACAGCGTTGAAGGTTTAACAGTTCTTAGACAAACTGCTGCTCAAATCTTAAAAATGGCTATCACTCAAGATTTTGATAACGTTCAATTTGGTGAAAGCGTTGCTGATGTTGATGGTTTCTACGTTGACACTGACAAAGCCGGAACTCAAATTACTGTTGATGAACTTGACGGTTTAGCTAACTCAATGAAAAAAATCGTTTCAGATAACTTAGAAATTAGTTCTTTAGAATTATCAGTTGCTGATGCTAAAAAATTAGCTGGCGATGATCAATATCAATTGTCATTGATCGACAAGTTAGCAGTTGATGGTCAAGTGCTATATAACCAAATTGGCGATTTCAAAGGAATTTCAGAAGGCGCTGTATTACCAAAGACTGGTGCTGTTAAGATCTTCAAGTTACTTTCAGTTGCTGGAGCATACTGGGAAGGTAAGTCATCAAACCCAATGCTACAAAGAATTTACGCAACTGCCTTCAACAAGCAAGCTGAACTTGATGAAGATTTGAAACAACGTCAAGAAGCTCGTGACCGTGATCACCGTGTAATCGGTAACCAACTTGATTTATTCTTCGTTGATCCTAAGGTCGGCGCCGGATTACCATACTGGATGCCAAATGGTGCTACTATCAGAAGAACCATTGAACGATACATTATCGACCGTGAAGTGGCTAATGGTTACCAACATGTTTACACTCCAGTGCTTGCCAACCTTGATCTATACAAGCAATCTGGACACTGGGATCACTATCGTGAAGACATGTTCCCACCAATGGACATGGGTGATGGCGAAATGCTTGAGTTACGTCCTATGAACTGTCCTTCACATATCCAAGTTTACAAGCATCACATTCGCTCATACCGTGAATTACCACTTAGAATCGCTGAATTAGGTATGATGCACCGTTATGAAAAATCAGGAGCCCTTTCAGGATTACAACGTGTTCGTGAAATGACTTTGAATGATGGTCACACTTTTGTAACTCTTGACCAAATCCAAGAAGAATTCCAAAAGATTCTTAAGTTAATGGTTTCTGTATATCATGACTTCGATATTAACGATTACACATTCCGTTTGAGTTATCGTGATCCAAAGAATACTGAAAAGTACTTTGATGATGATGAAATGTGGAACCGTGCTCAAGGTATGTTGAAGGGTGCCATGGATGAATTAGGCTTAGACTACGTTGAAGCTGAAGGTGAAGCTGCATTCTACGGTCCTAAGCTTGATGTTCAAACTAAGACTGCCCTAGGTAACGAAGAAACTCTATCAACTATCCAATTAGACTTCATGTTGCCAGAACGATTTGACCTTCATTATGTTGGTGAAGATGGTCAAGAACATCGTCCAGTTATGATTCACCGTGGTTTGGTTTCAACTATGGAACGATTCACTGCTTACTTAACTGAAATTTATAAGGGTGCTTTCCCAACTTGGTTAGCTCCTCATCAAGTTCGTGTTATTCCAGTTAGTGAAGAAAAACATGGTGCCTTTGCACAAGAAGTTAGCGAGAAATTAAGAGAATTTAACATTCGTGCTGACGTTGATGATCGTCCAGAAAAGATGGGTTACTTAATTCGGGATGCTCAAACTCACAAGATTCCTTATACCTTAGTTGTTGGGGATGACGAAGTGAACTCAAACGCCGTTTCAGTTCGTAAGTATGGTGAAGATGATTCTAAATCTGAATCAGTCGATGCATTCGTTGATGAAATCAGAAACGATATCGATACTTACTCAAGAAACGAAGAATAA
- the infC gene encoding translation initiation factor IF-3, whose protein sequence is MMVNDGIRAREVRLIGANGDQLGVKSKDEALKLAEDAELDLVLVAPKAKPPVAKILDYGKYRFELQKKERESRKKQKVISVKEVRLSPTIDVNDFNTKLKNAKKFLAKGEKVRVSIRFKGRAITHKDIGREVLDRMAKETADVANVEQKAKMDGRSMFLVLSPKDSDKN, encoded by the coding sequence ATGATGGTTAATGACGGAATTCGCGCTCGTGAGGTACGTCTGATTGGTGCAAATGGTGATCAACTTGGTGTTAAGTCAAAGGATGAAGCTTTAAAGCTTGCCGAAGACGCAGAGTTAGATTTAGTTTTAGTTGCTCCTAAAGCAAAGCCGCCAGTAGCAAAGATTCTGGATTACGGGAAGTACCGCTTTGAACTTCAAAAGAAGGAAAGAGAATCTCGTAAGAAGCAAAAAGTCATCAGTGTCAAAGAAGTTCGCTTAAGTCCTACGATTGATGTTAATGATTTCAACACTAAGTTAAAGAACGCTAAAAAGTTCTTAGCTAAGGGTGAAAAAGTTAGAGTTTCAATTAGATTCAAGGGACGAGCAATAACACATAAGGATATTGGTCGTGAAGTTCTTGACCGTATGGCAAAGGAAACTGCTGATGTTGCCAATGTCGAACAAAAGGCAAAGATGGACGGCCGAAGCATGTTCTTAGTGTTGTCACCAAAAGATTCAGATAAAAATTAG
- the rpmI gene encoding 50S ribosomal protein L35, with the protein MPKQKTNRAAAKRFKKTANGGFKSGAAYTSHRFHGKTKKQRRQLRGTHMMDSTNVKTYKKLLAH; encoded by the coding sequence ATGCCTAAACAAAAAACAAACCGCGCTGCTGCTAAGCGTTTTAAGAAGACTGCTAACGGTGGTTTCAAGAGTGGAGCCGCTTATACTAGTCACCGTTTCCACGGTAAGACAAAGAAGCAACGTCGCCAACTTCGTGGCACTCACATGATGGACAGCACTAATGTGAAGACATACAAGAAGTTATTAGCACACTAA